CTCCCTATGAGACCCTTAAAAAATTTGATATATGCGATATTATCGGAGTTGGTGGAAGGGTTTTTAAGACAAAGACCGGAGAATTAACGATCCTCGCAGAACATATAAAACTTCTCACAAAGTCACTCCGTCCATTACCTGAGAAATGGCACGGGCTTAAGGATGTGGAAGAAAGATACAGAAAAAGATACCTTGACCTTATCGTGAATGAAAAGGTGAGGGATGTTTTCATAAAGAGGGCGAAGATAATAGATTTTATCAGACGTTATTTTGTGGAGAGGGATTTTATAGAAGTAGAGACACCTATGATGCACGTGATCCCGGGTGGCGCTGTTGCGAAGCCCTTTGTGACCCATCATAATGCCATGGGTATGGACCTTTTTCTCAGGATAGCTCCGGAGCTTTACTTGAAGAGGCTTGTTGTCGGAGGGTTTGAAAGGATTTTTGAAATTAATAGAAATTTTCGAAACGAGGGTATTTCTATAAAACATAACCCTGAATTTACCATGCTTGAGTTTTATCAGGCTTATGTAACATACGAGGATAACATGGCTTTGACGGAAGATATGCTCTCCTCTCTTGTGTACGAACTTTTCGGGACATACAGGATTACATACAGCGGGCAGGAGATAGATTTCTCAACACCGTGGAAGAGGATGACGATGGAGGAGGCATTACGGGAACTGGGAGGATTCGACCTTTCTGAGATGAGTGATGCAGGAAGGCTGACTGCTTATGCAAAAGAACTGGGACTGGAGGATGTTGAAAAGACTACAAAAGGGAAACTCATCACGAAGATTTTTGAGGAACTGTGCGG
This Pseudomonadota bacterium DNA region includes the following protein-coding sequences:
- the lysS gene encoding lysine--tRNA ligase encodes the protein MEPINELMEVRKEKEKALRELGIDTYPEDRGPYATTLDVENRFGALTHDVLEKTEERISVAGRIMAFRDFGKSAFLHIQDRKGRIQVYARKDMLKTPPYETLKKFDICDIIGVGGRVFKTKTGELTILAEHIKLLTKSLRPLPEKWHGLKDVEERYRKRYLDLIVNEKVRDVFIKRAKIIDFIRRYFVERDFIEVETPMMHVIPGGAVAKPFVTHHNAMGMDLFLRIAPELYLKRLVVGGFERIFEINRNFRNEGISIKHNPEFTMLEFYQAYVTYEDNMALTEDMLSSLVYELFGTYRITYSGQEIDFSTPWKRMTMEEALRELGGFDLSEMSDAGRLTAYAKELGLEDVEKTTKGKLITKIFEELCGRQLVQPTFITHYPVEVSPLAKKSKEHPDVTERFELYIYGMEVANGFNELNDPEDQRERFLEQIREKEEGV